One region of bacterium genomic DNA includes:
- a CDS encoding DUF305 domain-containing protein codes for MNKLSGVEFDLRYMISMYQLHSDTQALAEVEVKYTMDTGLRQLSDNIRHEQYDLNKKLELWYSQMTGRQINEYCANSNVDFRRLMQANIRHFDAEFVDVMLDYLQRAKDASLLLLTKSSNPDLRSQASIVIKTSNKEITAMQRWKNNQPMFES; via the coding sequence TTGAACAAACTGTCAGGAGTCGAGTTCGATCTGCGTTACATGATATCGATGTATCAGCTCCACAGCGATACTCAGGCTCTGGCCGAAGTGGAAGTGAAATACACCATGGATACCGGGCTAAGGCAGCTCTCGGATAATATCAGGCATGAACAATATGATCTAAACAAAAAGCTCGAACTCTGGTATAGCCAAATGACCGGCAGGCAGATAAACGAATACTGTGCAAACTCAAATGTGGATTTCAGAAGGCTGATGCAGGCCAACATTCGCCACTTCGATGCGGAGTTTGTCGATGTTATGCTCGATTATCTTCAGCGTGCAAAGGATGCTTCTTTGCTGCTGCTGACAAAAAGCTCCAATCCCGACTTGCGAAGTCAGGCATCCATAGTGATTAAGACATCCAACAAGGAGATAACTGCTATGCAAAGGTGGAAGAATAATCAACCTATGTTTGAATCCTGA
- the thiM gene encoding hydroxyethylthiazole kinase: MPADLAAIRKKKPLIHSITNFVVMNETANTTLCIGALPIMSHAVEEVEEMVGIAGALVLNIGTLTPTWIDAMELAGKRANELGIPVILDPVGAGATKLRTESSKRLLENVKVSIVRGNAGEVATLAGIAAEVRGVESIGAEAGTDEIAKKFASTYGCTVAITGPVDVVSDGSRIAHISNGDAMLGKVVGTGCMSNVIVASFAAVDKDAFSAAVGGLAVFGIAGEMAAKTSGERPGTFHVELYNALYAISAADIESGGRVQISCSK, translated from the coding sequence ATACCTGCGGACCTCGCAGCAATTCGCAAGAAGAAACCGCTGATCCACAGCATTACCAACTTTGTGGTAATGAATGAGACCGCCAACACCACACTCTGCATCGGTGCGCTGCCCATTATGTCGCACGCAGTGGAGGAAGTCGAGGAGATGGTAGGCATCGCGGGCGCATTGGTCCTCAATATCGGCACCCTCACACCAACATGGATCGATGCCATGGAGCTTGCCGGCAAACGAGCCAACGAGCTTGGCATACCGGTAATCCTTGACCCTGTTGGTGCAGGCGCCACAAAGCTCAGGACCGAGTCGAGCAAACGCCTGCTTGAAAATGTGAAGGTATCTATCGTGCGCGGCAATGCCGGTGAGGTCGCCACGCTTGCAGGAATCGCCGCGGAGGTGCGCGGGGTCGAGTCTATTGGTGCCGAGGCGGGGACAGATGAGATCGCTAAGAAGTTTGCATCAACATACGGCTGCACTGTTGCGATCACCGGTCCCGTGGATGTGGTGAGCGACGGCAGCAGAATCGCTCATATTTCCAATGGCGATGCTATGCTCGGCAAAGTGGTCGGAACGGGATGCATGTCCAATGTAATAGTAGCCTCATTTGCCGCTGTTGATAAGGATGCGTTCAGCGCAGCAGTCGGCGGCCTGGCTGTGTTTGGAATTGCAGGCGAGATGGCAGCCAAGACTTCTGGTGAGAGACCCGGCACGTTTCATGTCGAGCTTTACAACGCGCTGTATGCCATAAGTGCGGCTGATATAGAATCGGGCGGCAGAGTGCAAATATCTTGTAGCAAATGA